ACTCCCAAGACGGAACGGAGACATTTGGAGACAGCGCCGAAGACGCCCAGGGCGCCGAAGGCGGCAGACAGGCCGGTGTGGGCGGGAGGAGCAGAGCCGAGAGTGCATTGAGAATCACGAGCTGGTCTGCCctagagagggagagacgaagcgaaaacgaagagacagaatcGTGTAGTGAGTCTCACGAATTCAAACAGAACTGCGCTGATATGAGCCTGTGTCCAAACGcccagagacacgagagtACACAAGGCGACACTAGGCTTAGGTGCGTGGTTCCTGAAATCCAGGTATCCCTCACATACAAACAGGATATCTTCCGTCTAACTGAACTGCCAGATTTACCCGTTTCACGGATTCACAACTCCATCTGCGTTCCATAATTCCTTTGACGAAGCGGCCATGCCTCGACGAACAGCCCACGCCCACCATATGGGCCTCTCCGAgacacagatgcatgcaagcatacatgcatacatgcattcATACATATGAATAGAGGGGTGAGTCGATAGACATACtgatgcagagaaacagataaAAAGATACATCTGGTAGATATACATAGGAGCAGATATCGAGATAGACATAGAAACGCAGCGACAGACGTGAGAATTCGATACGGGGAGAGAGGTTGACGCATaagagatagacagataaATGGAGATATCGAGAGCGATCGAAAGTTATATGAGCCCTATCGCCGACTGCTTGTCGTATGATGTATCCGTGGCAACCGTACAATGTCCAGTAGATGAGTTTttcggtgcatgcgttcaaCAGCAGCACGAGTTGCGTAGGCGAGGGGGGCAGGAGTCCTGCGTTGCGCCCAGCAGCCAAGGCCCTGACGGTCTGCAGGAGTGCGGCAGGCGACAGGGCAGCCGTCGTCTCGTCCGTGAGGCGTCGAGTTGCTCGGCGCCACAACAACGCTGCAGAAAACACGCAAATTCCAATTTTGTGTAAAgcaagagcgacagaagggTAAACAACCACGACGAGAACGAAGGGCAGAACGATGGACAAGtagaaggagaaagcgagaggaagaacggcaGAAAGGAAGCAAGGACTGGAGAAAAGCAAACCACAGCAGAAGCAAAAACAGGTGCCGGGGCTCGGGATCaagaaagcaaaagaaagagagccaATGCTGGGCTGTGTTTCAAGAGAGATTCGGAGTGCTCTCAGTTGAGAAGCAccgcgtctcctgtcttctgcaGACGAAACGAGCAAGTGTATTGAAAGACGGAATACTGCGTCAAGCCAAGAGACATCTTTTGATTGTATCCTCCGCTCGGCTCATTATCATCTCGTCTCGGACGCCTTTCTCTTGGTTTCCAGAGTGTTGCTGAGGTGCATACGGTCCCCTTCGCCTCTTGCTGTGTTCTGGAAAAGCCTGCAGATACGGCTGAGGGTCGACGCGGACTGGCGAAGCTCGAGGAGGGAAGCCTCTGCCGTTCAAATCTCGCCTGGGGGTCTCCAGGAATGTCCACCATCTCCATTTTGCCTCAATTGCACACTGTAGACATACTCGCCTCCCCATTCGCATGGTGTACATGCACCGAAGGGCCTTCTTcccgggtgtacatacaccatATCTTCCACCCAGGTACATTCTAGAAAATGCGCGATCGCGTTAGGCCTTGAACGAACGATTTGCGAAGCAAATCAAAATCGAGATAGGTACACAAGAGTACACATCATCTCGGCCGCTGCTCAGGTGTCCATACACCGTACGGTGCCCACTGCcacgtgtgcatgcagccgttCGTGGCCTCTTCCTCaggccgccttctcctcacctctctgcgcagaagaagagccaTCGTCGGCAGCCGGGCCTGGAGGGTGGGCGACCAGCGCCTGGAGGCGGAGGATTTGATCAGTTGCTGCGAATTCCCTCTGCGGTCTGGCGAGTCGAAGCTGCTCCAGAGGCGAGAGTCCAGAAGtctccgacgaagaagaggcaggcgaagcgGTAGACGCTGATGATGAcgttgaggaagaagcaggagagaaaacagacgacggagaagaaggtggagaggcgTGAGTGAGTGTCCGCTTTCGCTGTCGTCCCACTACAGGCTGTGCGACAGGCGATCCTTGAGGAGATCGCAGGAatgctccttcttcttccttgaaAGTGCCATTGTCTGTTGCATcccttcctgctctcctgtCTGCCTCCGGTCTTGACTCATCGAGCTGAGCTTCGAACAATAATGAATCATGCCTTCCTGTatgcgttctcttcctcgtccctgCATCGCTCTCGTATCGTGCTTCCCTGAGATCttcagacgcagagaagaaagaagaggcaagcTCCACACCTTCGTCGACCGCCCCTCCACGTTCACCGGGAGTCGCACCAGCTTGCATGCGGCTGTCCTCTTCCTGTGCGCCGCATCCCTCCCCTTCTGGGGTCTCCCCTTCGAAAGAGTCAAGAATTTTCGCTGTCTTGAACTGCCAAGCCTCGCCTGCTTCCCAGAGGGACAACGCAGAAACCATGTCATTCGGCGACACCCACTCTCCGCAGGGAGACTCGTCTCCCAACCCCAGCGCGAGTGGAAGCCtcggcgaagagagaagcgtcggCATCTGGCGCGTTGCAgacgtctcctctctcgcctcttcctcccctctgGAGGGCAAAACCAGACTTTCCACTCCAGTGTGGCTGCGACTGCTACGCTGatcctcctttctcctcgcgcttGCGCCGCTTCTCACTTCTCCCCTTGTCTCTCGCCCCGCTCTGGACGCCAGCGCGAAGAGCTCCGCCAccgggagagacgcgagtctCTGCAGTACCTCCGTCGGCTCTCGTTGCAGCTCGTCATCCTTGCACGCTGCGCTGCATGTGCTAGGCAACTCGCCCTGCGTCGCAGCGGTTGCGGGAGAGGAGGTCCTCTCTGACTCGCCGGGGCCTACGCTGTCTGAGCTGCAGGCgggagcagagaaacgcctaTGGACAGCGTAGAGAACAGCGAGACGAGGCACCCGGCGAGGCGGCGAGGCGaggagtggagaggaagccaagagagaacgaggcgaaGCGACAGCCGAttgaggagacgaagaaaggagaaaaggctgaaaagaagaagaacaagaagaagaagaagaaggcgcttgggaacgtggagaggagaaagaagacagaaacctcgaccgagaggaggaggggaagaaagagaaaaacgacggcGAGGTAGAAAGAAGACCCGACGGGGGGAACGTTGGCCGCGAGAAAATCGGAGAAGTTACAGATACTACAATGGTTGACAGCGATGTCTCGCGAGACTGCAGCTCGTAAGGGTGGAGAAAACTGGAAGACAACGTGCAAGCCTCACGCAGGGAAGCAGCAGGAGCCCCGGCCCTCATGGTCTGttgagtgtacgtacaccagaACGACTCCAGCGGCCAGTTGGGGGcctcccttctgtctcttttcagCTTGCATTGATTcacttttctccctctctctttctctccctctgtgccTCAGCTTAGACCTCCTGTGTTCTCCGctgccttcgctgtctctctcatcCGAGTCCAGGGGCGTTCTTCTTACGTGTGGACTTCATCTACTCTCAACCTTCCTTTACTTTTTTCGCGCGAgatgtttttttcgcgtcgGCTTCCCTCTGACAgactctcgctctctctctccgaccCTGTCAGACATTGAGGCCCtctcctcggcgtctccggACGCGAGGCTTTTACTTCCTATCGGAGGCGAGCCGACACACAAGTCAAAGGAAGCTGTGAAAAAAGTCGGGGGCATcaaggaaaggaaacgccCCGAGTTGTTTGACACTTTCGCGGGCTATTTCTGCGCGatgcgcgtgcatgcaccttgctttgcatgcatgcaaagaagcACCGGCTGACCGAGGACACAGAAACCTGTAGACACTTTGCCCGCGGAGTGCTCCGACATTCTTCTTCGCAGTTCCATTCAAAGTGGCACCTCTTGTCCTCTTTTATTTTTCTTCCGGACAGTGCTGCAAGGGAGTTTTTTTCCCTCGAGAGTGACAactcctttctcctgtcgCGCGTGCCGGGAGTTGAACTGGCCATTGGCTCCTTCGGCGCTCCAAGAAGCAGAACCGTCTTCATCTGTGATTTCGCGAGTTCGTTGAGTCGTTTCTTTCGTTGATTcatcgttttcttccacgctgtcttcgccgtcttctctgtctcgcgttgACGGCTCTCCCCGCTGCTCCGTAGGTCTGTCGCTGCCTCAGCTGTTGTCCGGAAGTGAGAGCTTCGTTTTTCCGCGTCTTTTGGTTTTGTCTcacttcgccttctctccggtTTTCTTGACGTCTCGTTATCCTTTTGTCTCCACATTTTTCCCCTCTTGCTATCTGTTTCTTGCTTCcgcctgcttcgtctcctctcaccTCTGATACTCACGGCGCCCTCCCTTTCTACTTTCTTGCTCCCGGGCGttcctctcttgcctctgttcgtacctctctgtctgtccacTCCGTCCCTCCCGTTTGCTCTGATTTTCTGTCGTCCGTCtgtcttcagtctctcccGGTCTGCTGTCTCGTGGAAGAttcccttctcccttttcgaggttttctttcctcccctcaggggcttcttctccccgcttCGGCTCAGCATGTTTTCGCTCGCAAGCGCCCCGGCCTCGCGGAAGGCGGTGAGTTCGCCGTCGCTCCAGGCTTCGCTGCCTTCGGCCGCTTCGGAAGGTGCAGGTGTTTACCGCGGAGACGAAACCGTGACCCTCGTCACTTCGATGGGAGACGTGGAAGTCGAGCTTTACTGGAAACATGCGCCCAAGACCTGCAGGAACTTCTTCGAGCTCGCCAAGTCCGGCTACTACGACAATACAGTCTTCCATCGAGTCGCGAAGGACTTCTGCATCCAAGGAGGAGACCCGACGGGGACCGGTCGAGGCGGAGAGTCGATTTTCGGAGGGAAATTCGAGGACGAAATCCACCCAGGTGAGTCGAACAAGGGATCGACGGCTGCGAAGGAGCAGCGGTCCCGAGGGGAAAGAGTCTGTAGGCGCACTGACACAGAGGCTTTgggggagaaacggaggTCGGAGAAAGCAATCCTGACTTTTGCCTTGGAGACTTTGATAACGACACGCCATTTGCGGGAGGGTGGCTTCAATCTCGCTCTCGAATCCACAGTCATTCGTAATGATGACTCACTCACGAGAGACCAGTTTCACTCGTGGTGCgttcgggtgtatgtacaacTCACAAAGGGGTTCGGGGATCGCCGGGGAGACTTTTCTCCCGGCTGGTGGTTGTCGGCGGAAGACGCAgcttttcgttttcgcgtttcggTCGCGTCGTGTCTTTCCTATTTCCACTATCGACCTGCGCGTTCTGCGGACAGCGCTCCGTCTTGCCAGTGTACGCACTGCTCGTTGGTGGCGTCTCGCGGCTAAGAGGGGAGGATATGTGCGTACGTTGCTGCGTATATGCTGGCCCTTTCGACTATTTGCGCTCCACTCCACGGTAGCTTGTGCCATTGTCACCGGACTCAATCGAACATTTTTTACCGGAATGCCTGCGTGTGTTGCTGCAGATCTCCGCCACACAGGAGCAGGGGTCGTTTCGATGGCCAACTGTGGTCCTGACACAAACGGATCACAGTTTTTCATTTGTCTCGCGCCGGCCCCGTTCCTCGATGGAAAGCACTCGATTTTCGGTCGCGTGAAAAAGGGAATGGAAACCGTCAAGAAAATCTCTACTGTCCAAACCACGGCTACGGATCGACCAATCTACGACATCAAGATTATTCGTGCTGTGACAGCGACCTCGCTTGACTAATGGTCAGCACGGGATAGTTCGGAAAAGGACGGCAACGCTAGTTGTATTCGTTTCTAGCTCGTGAATCTTGtcatttcttctcccgtACAGACACTGTggcttttttcgtctccagaAAGTTGCCCTGACAGGCAccccgccttcttcctctccagccCACTTCTCTTTGTGTTGAAACATACTTAAAGTTCAGTATTTATGTTGAGAAGATCTGCTTCCAGGACGGCAGACGCAGACTTCACATCCTGCCGGCTGTACCGGGggttgtctctgcatgcgaatgAATCGCGACATCGCTAAAAGGACAGTTCTCTCCACGGGCGTGTAGTTCTCTCTTGTGCTTCACAATTCTTTCTCTATCTACTTCGTCGAACGAGAATTCGAAAACAGCAGTCATGCCAGGAGC
This Toxoplasma gondii ME49 chromosome VIII, whole genome shotgun sequence DNA region includes the following protein-coding sequences:
- a CDS encoding peptidyl-prolyl cis-trans isomerase family 1 (encoded by transcript TGME49_270560), coding for MFSLASAPASRKAVSSPSLQASLPSAASEGAGVYRGDETVTLVTSMGDVEVELYWKHAPKTCRNFFELAKSGYYDNTVFHRVAKDFCIQGGDPTGTGRGGESIFGGKFEDEIHPDLRHTGAGVVSMANCGPDTNGSQFFICLAPAPFLDGKHSIFGRVKKGMETVKKISTVQTTATDRPIYDIKIIRAVTATSLD